A single Mangrovimonas sp. YM274 DNA region contains:
- a CDS encoding tyrosine-type recombinase/integrase → MFKISDILRGEYESEYANAYDLSNQKQFSKPKIYTANGDLSKRWYVYFSFRDPKNNKLTRQSPIYASANRYKTKEERMAILTVYSQTLHKLLKRGYDPYADNVDLFKKEQNKKAKQNTASKEGEVSEQPLKLDLGHPGIKEEDKGKTLAEAFEFDMSIKQRSLRESSMRSYKSHIKVFREWLEKSHKEITHIQQVDRPVVMEFLNHIMDSSSPRNRNNYRASLSSMFQTLEDNDIVSSNFIKKIVVLKSSPKRNKTYTKGEQQEIFEYLEKNDPMLLLFIKFVSYNFIRPIEVCRLKVGDIDVEHKTVTFRAKNSPLKTKLIPEILLEELPDMSKMEKGDFLFTPEGLGGKWELSDDNKRNYFSKRFKKVVKDEFGLDEDYGLYSFRHTFITKLYREMIKDSSPHAVKSKLMLITGHTSMEALEKYLRDIDAELPEDYSELLKA, encoded by the coding sequence ATGTTCAAAATTTCAGATATCTTGCGAGGCGAATACGAAAGTGAATACGCTAACGCATACGATTTGTCAAACCAAAAACAATTTTCCAAGCCCAAAATATACACAGCAAATGGCGATCTGAGCAAGCGCTGGTATGTTTACTTTTCCTTTAGAGATCCCAAGAACAATAAACTCACTAGGCAGTCTCCAATTTACGCCAGTGCCAACCGTTACAAGACCAAGGAAGAGCGAATGGCAATCCTCACGGTTTATAGCCAGACCTTGCACAAACTTCTCAAACGGGGCTACGATCCGTATGCAGATAATGTGGATCTGTTCAAAAAGGAGCAGAACAAAAAAGCCAAACAAAATACAGCTTCTAAAGAAGGGGAAGTATCAGAGCAACCATTGAAATTGGATTTGGGGCATCCCGGTATAAAGGAAGAGGATAAAGGGAAGACTTTGGCAGAGGCTTTCGAGTTTGATATGTCCATCAAACAACGATCATTGCGTGAGAGCAGTATGCGTTCCTATAAAAGCCATATAAAAGTGTTTAGGGAATGGCTTGAAAAATCTCATAAGGAAATTACCCATATCCAACAGGTGGATAGGCCAGTGGTCATGGAGTTTTTGAACCATATTATGGATAGCAGTTCCCCAAGGAACAGAAACAATTACAGGGCAAGTTTGAGCAGTATGTTCCAAACTTTAGAGGACAATGATATTGTTAGCTCCAACTTTATAAAGAAGATAGTTGTTTTAAAGAGCAGTCCCAAGCGGAACAAGACCTATACCAAAGGGGAGCAACAGGAAATTTTTGAGTATTTGGAAAAGAACGATCCAATGCTGTTGCTGTTCATCAAGTTTGTATCCTATAATTTCATCCGTCCCATTGAGGTATGTCGCCTAAAAGTGGGGGATATAGATGTGGAGCACAAAACCGTAACATTCAGGGCAAAGAACAGCCCATTGAAAACCAAACTGATTCCAGAGATACTTTTGGAGGAACTTCCCGATATGAGCAAAATGGAAAAAGGGGATTTTTTGTTTACTCCTGAAGGCTTGGGCGGAAAGTGGGAACTGAGCGATGACAACAAGCGAAACTACTTTTCAAAGCGCTTTAAAAAGGTTGTGAAGGATGAATTCGGACTTGATGAGGATTACGGTCTCTATAGCTTCAGGCATACCTTTATAACGAAGCTTTACAGGGAAATGATTAAAGATTCGTCCCCTCACGCTGTGAAAAGCAAATTGATGCTCATTACGGGGCATACTTCCATGGAAGCCTTGGAAAAATACTTGAGGGACATTGATGCAGAATTGCCAGAAGATTATTCAGAGTTGTTAAAAGCCTAG
- a CDS encoding LytTR family DNA-binding domain-containing protein, with the protein MKLYCILEKDGVVAKDLEGIINTIPGLCALGARSDLDSGFNLTLSKKPDLVFINLDNFSDNPFLLVNELHQYLSEIPKVIGLSKGKDLAYEAIKHGFVDYLTLPLKELDVRKAVLKYLKQFSIDKGHTICLKSYNDYQFLNTRDILFLKADNNSTDFYMKNGEEITAFKTLKTFQKSLPKNFLRIHKSYIINQDFISRINFGKQRCYLKHCIEGIPFSKSYAEDLKLLNHQFEQRTI; encoded by the coding sequence ATGAAGTTGTATTGTATTTTAGAGAAGGATGGTGTTGTTGCAAAAGATTTGGAAGGTATTATTAATACGATTCCAGGTCTTTGTGCATTGGGGGCTAGGTCTGACCTAGATAGTGGCTTTAATTTAACACTAAGTAAAAAACCAGATCTGGTTTTTATAAATCTTGATAATTTCTCAGATAATCCCTTTCTACTCGTTAATGAACTTCACCAGTATTTAAGCGAAATTCCAAAGGTAATTGGGCTTTCAAAAGGAAAGGATTTGGCTTATGAGGCCATTAAGCATGGTTTTGTTGATTATTTGACCTTGCCCTTGAAGGAGTTGGACGTTAGGAAGGCTGTACTAAAATATCTTAAACAGTTTTCCATCGATAAAGGTCACACAATTTGTTTGAAATCATATAATGACTATCAGTTTTTAAATACAAGGGATATTCTTTTTCTAAAGGCCGATAACAATTCTACAGATTTCTATATGAAGAATGGGGAAGAGATCACTGCTTTTAAAACGTTAAAAACATTTCAAAAATCCTTACCCAAAAACTTTTTAAGGATTCATAAAAGTTATATTATAAATCAAGATTTTATTTCACGAATCAACTTTGGCAAGCAAAGATGTTATTTAAAACATTGTATTGAAGGCATTCCTTTTTCAAAGAGTTATGCTGAAGACTTGAAACTCCTCAACCATCAATTTGAGCAAAGAACTATATAA
- a CDS encoding IS6 family transposase produces MFQGHSFPKSVIMQAIYFKFRFGLSYREIEELLAIRGVRVDHATIQRWVFKFSPLLEDNFRKRKRSVGKRWRMDETYIKVKGQWRYLYRAVDKEGNTVDFLLTRRRQRMSAQSFLIRAIENNGRPFLINIDKSGSNKGAIKVYKKRAYTNIQIRQCKYLNNIVEQDHRFVKKRVRQGYRDFESARRSIAGIEVVHMIKKGQMDSKCSSVYKSFCSLAA; encoded by the coding sequence ATGTTCCAAGGCCATTCATTTCCCAAGTCAGTGATTATGCAAGCTATCTATTTTAAGTTCAGATTTGGTTTGAGCTATCGGGAGATTGAGGAATTATTGGCCATTAGAGGTGTTCGTGTTGACCATGCAACCATCCAGAGATGGGTGTTTAAGTTTAGTCCTTTGTTAGAAGATAATTTCCGAAAGCGAAAGCGCTCTGTTGGAAAAAGATGGAGGATGGATGAGACATATATAAAAGTGAAGGGGCAATGGCGGTATTTATACAGAGCAGTAGACAAAGAAGGAAACACCGTAGATTTTCTGCTTACCAGGAGACGTCAAAGGATGTCAGCACAATCATTTTTGATAAGAGCGATAGAGAACAATGGTAGGCCTTTCTTGATTAACATAGACAAAAGTGGATCCAACAAAGGAGCGATAAAGGTTTACAAAAAGCGTGCCTATACCAATATCCAAATACGCCAATGCAAATACCTGAACAACATAGTTGAACAGGATCATAGGTTTGTAAAGAAACGGGTAAGGCAAGGGTACCGTGACTTTGAGAGTGCCAGGCGAAGCATAGCGGGAATAGAGGTAGTACATATGATTAAGAAGGGACAGATGGACAGTAAGTGTTCATCTGTTTATAAGTCGTTTTGTAGTCTGGCAGCATAA
- a CDS encoding tetratricopeptide repeat protein, which yields MKTNIRVILVICSIVLLACTKEKGIEGNEDQIIHNDILSLFSTYKISKKDKKQKLELLISAFEKTKQLEDDPTKEYYFRKLSYFSRKENDSLLFYSVNKEAVNLAEKLKDTGSLTWVHLSKGLYFDEREIYDSAYYHYYQAKKTYKQLKDDFNAGSMLYNMAYIQGRLKDYAGAENNLFQSLDLVKKNSDPLPEFRCYNLLGIIYENIGEYELAEEYLNKALKVLDSFSPDEVINLKKGVFNNFGSTYLKSKDYQKALQYFNKSLEYLDHHDLRSYARSIDNVAYTRLLTKDTVNVFDDLTRALSIRDSLKIRSGIILSKLHLGEYYALKKDTLTAFRLTEEAYLLADEIKNNRDLLDALKQLSQYNPASANVYMSKYVKLDNEIELNGRRLQNKISRIQYETDEHIAEANTLSSQRTFIIVVSTLLLLLLSALYYIQLQNSKHKNLQLKSKNLEAEEEIYKLVMDQQNKLEEGRLNERERISRELHDGILGKLYGTRLGLGFLEIGGQEDTLKKYNNLIGELHQIEKEIRVVSHELKNDLFRSENSFMESIESLIKKQSTIGKYSYKLRYSENINLDELSYTTKFNCYRILQEMLLNINKHANANHVNVLFNFPSVKAVSVMVEDDGVGFDVGMNSKGIGLQNISQRVSQQRGEFKIESKFNQGTKIEFKLPK from the coding sequence TTGAAAACAAACATTAGAGTCATTTTAGTAATTTGTTCAATAGTCTTACTTGCTTGCACTAAAGAAAAGGGTATAGAAGGAAATGAAGATCAAATTATTCATAATGATATTTTGAGTCTTTTTAGTACTTATAAAATTTCCAAGAAAGATAAGAAGCAAAAGCTTGAGTTGCTTATTTCCGCCTTTGAAAAAACTAAACAATTGGAGGATGATCCTACCAAGGAGTATTACTTTAGAAAACTCTCATACTTTTCACGTAAAGAAAATGACTCTTTATTGTTTTACTCAGTAAATAAGGAAGCTGTAAATTTAGCAGAGAAGTTGAAAGATACGGGAAGTCTTACTTGGGTTCACCTATCAAAAGGTTTGTATTTTGATGAGCGGGAAATTTATGATTCTGCTTACTACCATTATTATCAGGCAAAAAAAACGTATAAGCAATTAAAGGATGATTTTAACGCTGGATCTATGTTGTATAATATGGCCTATATCCAAGGACGATTAAAGGATTATGCTGGAGCGGAAAACAATTTGTTTCAATCTTTAGATTTAGTTAAAAAAAATTCTGATCCATTACCAGAATTTAGATGCTACAACCTTCTGGGAATAATTTATGAGAATATTGGTGAATATGAACTGGCAGAAGAATATTTAAACAAAGCTCTTAAAGTATTAGATAGTTTCTCACCAGATGAAGTAATAAATCTCAAAAAAGGAGTATTCAATAATTTTGGAAGTACTTATTTAAAGTCGAAAGATTACCAAAAAGCTCTGCAGTATTTTAATAAATCATTAGAATATTTAGATCATCATGACCTACGGTCATATGCAAGATCGATTGACAATGTTGCCTATACAAGACTTTTGACAAAAGATACCGTAAATGTTTTTGATGATTTGACAAGAGCTTTGTCAATAAGAGATAGTTTGAAAATTAGGTCTGGCATTATTTTAAGCAAGTTACATTTAGGGGAGTATTATGCATTAAAAAAAGATACTTTAACAGCTTTTCGATTGACAGAAGAAGCTTATCTATTGGCAGACGAAATTAAAAATAACAGAGATTTACTTGACGCACTTAAGCAGCTGTCGCAATATAACCCTGCAAGTGCCAATGTATATATGTCGAAATATGTGAAATTAGATAATGAAATTGAGCTTAATGGTAGGAGGTTGCAAAATAAAATTAGCCGTATCCAATATGAAACCGATGAACATATTGCAGAAGCAAACACTTTATCTTCTCAACGAACTTTCATAATAGTTGTTAGTACACTTTTATTGTTGTTGCTTTCGGCGTTGTATTACATTCAACTCCAAAATTCAAAGCATAAAAACTTGCAACTTAAATCCAAAAACCTAGAGGCTGAAGAGGAAATATATAAGCTAGTGATGGATCAACAAAACAAATTGGAAGAAGGGCGTTTAAATGAACGTGAAAGAATTTCAAGGGAATTACATGATGGTATATTGGGAAAACTGTATGGTACTCGTCTTGGCTTAGGATTTCTTGAGATAGGAGGACAAGAAGATACCCTTAAGAAATATAATAATTTGATTGGGGAATTACATCAAATAGAGAAGGAGATAAGGGTTGTTTCTCATGAATTGAAAAATGATCTATTTAGATCAGAAAACAGTTTTATGGAGTCAATAGAATCGCTTATAAAGAAGCAAAGTACGATTGGAAAATACAGTTATAAATTGCGATACAGCGAAAACATTAACTTGGATGAATTGAGTTATACTACAAAATTTAATTGTTATAGAATTTTGCAGGAAATGTTATTGAATATAAATAAGCATGCAAATGCAAATCATGTTAATGTTTTGTTTAATTTTCCTTCTGTCAAGGCTGTAAGTGTTATGGTTGAAGATGATGGTGTAGGTTTTGATGTTGGAATGAATTCTAAAGGAATTGGGCTGCAAAATATTTCGCAAAGGGTAAGCCAACAGAGAGGGGAATTTAAAATCGAATCAAAATTTAATCAAGGAACTAAAATAGAATTTAAACTGCCAAAATAG
- the xerA gene encoding site-specific tyrosine recombinase/integron integrase, protein MLFKQHITLKHLLIDQEKHIGLQYYSNRALDAIVRELNDVQWSEEFSMYHIPNTKGNLDQIFRFFKGVAWINCKFFFDKSRAKEGNEPLNLDWHEKRTQKRILRSCPDEYLKKLELKKYSNNTSKTYICCFEHFMNFYPNKELKEINEMDIRAYISKLIQEDKSDSYINQCINSIKFYYEVVLGMPNRFYAIERPRKSQKLPTVLAKEEVLRVIECTNNIKHKCIVSLLYSGGLRRNELLNLVIGDIDSKRMLVKIVGAKGNKDRFTLLSQKVLDDLRAYFKEYRPKKYLFEGQDGGKYSGSTVGKVVSRASIKAGIRKKVTPHTLRHSFATHLLENGTDLRYIQLLLGHNSTKTTEIYTHVATSSFDMIKNPLDL, encoded by the coding sequence ATGCTTTTTAAACAACATATCACATTAAAACATCTCCTGATTGACCAAGAAAAGCATATTGGTCTCCAATATTATTCCAATAGAGCCTTGGATGCGATAGTGAGAGAATTAAACGATGTACAATGGAGCGAGGAATTTTCTATGTACCACATCCCTAATACAAAAGGTAACCTTGACCAAATCTTCAGATTCTTCAAAGGAGTTGCCTGGATCAATTGCAAGTTTTTCTTTGATAAATCCAGAGCCAAGGAAGGAAACGAGCCCTTAAACCTTGATTGGCATGAAAAACGTACACAGAAAAGAATCCTCCGATCCTGTCCTGATGAATACCTTAAAAAATTGGAACTGAAGAAGTATTCCAACAATACATCAAAAACCTATATATGCTGTTTTGAGCATTTTATGAATTTCTACCCTAACAAGGAACTAAAGGAAATCAATGAAATGGACATTAGGGCCTATATTTCCAAATTGATACAGGAGGACAAATCGGATTCCTATATTAACCAATGTATAAACAGTATTAAATTTTATTACGAGGTTGTACTGGGAATGCCCAACAGGTTCTACGCTATTGAACGCCCAAGAAAGTCCCAAAAATTGCCCACGGTTCTTGCCAAGGAAGAAGTACTGAGGGTTATTGAGTGTACCAACAATATAAAGCACAAATGTATTGTAAGCCTTTTGTACTCTGGGGGATTGAGGAGAAACGAACTTTTGAATCTTGTCATAGGAGACATAGACAGCAAGCGAATGCTCGTTAAAATTGTCGGGGCAAAGGGCAACAAAGATAGATTTACCTTGCTCTCGCAAAAAGTTTTGGATGACCTACGCGCCTACTTTAAGGAATATAGGCCTAAAAAATATTTGTTCGAAGGTCAGGACGGAGGAAAATATAGTGGAAGTACCGTTGGCAAGGTTGTTTCAAGGGCATCCATAAAGGCAGGGATTAGAAAAAAAGTCACTCCCCATACCCTAAGGCACAGTTTTGCCACACACTTGTTGGAAAACGGCACCGACTTGAGGTATATACAATTACTTTTAGGCCACAACTCCACAAAAACTACTGAAATTTACACACATGTTGCTACAAGTAGTTTTGATATGATCAAAAATCCTTTAGATTTGTAA
- a CDS encoding response regulator, which produces MNQLNILIVDDHPLIANAYKMAFEKVEKRSSNYTFNIDYAKDIDTAYQKISDSLKSIKFDLVLLDINLPSSLDRKLISGEDLGIEIKDLDPTTKIIVSTMYNNNFRIQNIIKSINPEGFLIKSDVDPKTLVVAIETVLSGSPYYDKTVLKLFRSQISSDVFVDSLDRQILYELSKGTKMVELPKLIPLSTSAIEYRKRRLKEVFNVEDRDDRVLIKEARDKGFI; this is translated from the coding sequence ATGAACCAACTAAATATTCTAATTGTAGATGATCATCCATTAATTGCAAATGCTTATAAAATGGCTTTTGAAAAAGTGGAAAAACGATCCTCGAACTATACATTTAATATAGATTACGCTAAAGATATAGATACAGCCTATCAAAAAATTTCCGATAGCCTGAAGTCAATTAAGTTTGACTTGGTGCTTTTGGATATTAACTTGCCATCATCTTTGGATAGGAAATTGATTTCGGGGGAAGATTTGGGGATCGAAATTAAAGACCTGGACCCAACTACGAAGATTATTGTATCCACTATGTATAATAATAATTTTAGGATTCAGAATATTATTAAAAGTATTAATCCTGAAGGTTTTTTGATAAAGTCGGATGTAGATCCCAAAACACTTGTTGTCGCTATTGAAACAGTTTTGTCTGGTTCTCCCTATTATGACAAAACAGTTCTTAAGCTTTTTAGGTCGCAAATTTCCAGTGATGTATTTGTTGATTCTTTGGATAGGCAGATATTATATGAGCTTTCCAAAGGTACTAAAATGGTAGAGTTGCCAAAACTAATTCCCTTGAGTACAAGTGCTATTGAATATAGAAAGCGTAGACTTAAGGAAGTATTTAATGTAGAAGATAGGGACGATAGGGTATTGATTAAAGAAGCAAGGGATAAAGGCTTTATTTGA